The following proteins are encoded in a genomic region of Magnolia sinica isolate HGM2019 chromosome 1, MsV1, whole genome shotgun sequence:
- the LOC131252684 gene encoding probable leucine-rich repeat receptor-like protein kinase At1g35710, whose amino-acid sequence MAFLTKPLFISFFWIIIVVASVFFQRSDACHVIDRAGLLGFKAGIVDDPSGLLNTWTASTDCCSAWDGVSCDANGGRVINVSRPGLFSGDDFITDTSMTGIISPAIANLSSLEFLDLSNLKNLKGPIPPQLGRLSRLRYLFLDSNELTGRIPPTFRGLSRLQKLYLSSNRLSGGIPSSALESLTSLSELGLSENSLSAGIPATIGRLKSLKKLDLHTNRISGSIPAQIGRLKKLTYLDLSDNRIAGSIPPSLGGLSALVVLYLNQNKITGSIPPSIGDLHKLQFCRLSENHLTGSIPPSISKLRNIQRLILENNKLTGKLPAAIGDLENLTDLFLGNNRLTGRIPPRFGQLRSLMILDLSRNRLSGGIPRQLEKLPQLQTLDLSFNPLGLADVPAWLDKLKLFRLILAGTGITGHLPTWLSSASYISTLDLSSNRLTGGLPRWIGNMTNLSFLNLSNNALGSSLPSELKNLSLLADLDLHGNQFTGRMRAIFEKSVRDPLGHFNSIDLSHNLFAGPIDTDIGVHTAMSTIERLVLSHNPLGGRIPRSIGNMSRLQKVEMAGNGLSGTIPPELGNAKELTSIILSKNNLIGPIPKGVLNLPWLVEFNVADNRLSGRIPPHNASIPAGEFGDNPGLCGAPLPPCKHG is encoded by the coding sequence GGCCTACTAGGATTCAAGGCCGGGATCGTCGATGACCCGTCCGGCCTACTCAACACCTGGACGGCGTCGACTGACTGCTGCTCCGCCTGGGACGGCGTATCATGCGACGCAAACGGCGGAAGAGTCATCAACGTCTCCCGTCCAGGTCTCTTCTCCGGCGACGATTTCATCACTGACACATCGATGACTGGAATAATCTCCCCCGCCATCGCCAATCTCTCCTCCCTCGAATTCCTAGACCTCAGTAATCTCAAGAATCTGAAAGGCCCGATCCCGCCACAGCTAGGCCGTCTCTCCCGTCTTCGCTATCTCTTCCTCGACTCAAACGAACTCACCGGCCGCATTCCTCCCACCTTCCGCGGCCTCTCCCGCCTCCAGAAGCTCTATCTCAGTTCCAACCGTCTCTCCGGCGGCATTCCGTCCTCCGCTCTCGAatctctcacttctctctctgAACTCGGCCTGTCGGAGAATTCACTCTCTGCCGGAATTCCCGCCACCATCGGAAGGCTGAAATCGCTGAAGAAGCTCGATCTCCACACCAATCGCATCTCCGGAAGCATTCCGGCGCAAATCGGCCGCCTCAAGAAGCTGACGTATCTCGATCTCTCCGATAATCGGATCGCCGGAAGCATCCCTCCATCCCTCGGCGGCCTATCTGCTTTGGTTGTTCTCTATCTCAATCAAAACAAAATCACCGGCAGCATCCCTCCATCTATCGGCGATCTCCACAAGCTCCAGTTCTGCCGCTTATCTGAAAACCACCTAACCGGGAGCATACCACCGTCCATCAGCAAGCTCCGCAACATCCAACGGCTGATCTTGGAGAACAACAAACTTACAGGAAAACTACCGGCGGCGATCGGCGATCTAGAAAATCTCACTGATCTGTTCCTTGGAAACAACCGTTTAACGGGCCGGATTCCGCCAAGGTTCGGCCAGCTTAGAAGCCTCATGATCCTTGATCTGTCGAGAAACCGTCTCTCCGGTGGAATTCCACGTCAGCTCGAGAAACTTCCACAGCTCCAGACGTTAGACCTCTCCTTCAATCCTCTCGGCTTAGCTGACGTGCCGGCTTGGCTCGACAAGCTGAAGCTCTTCCGGCTCATTTTAGCAGGGACCGGGATCACGGGCCACCTTCCTACGTGGCTGTCATCTGCATCGTACATCTCGACGCTGGACCTATCCAGTAATAGATTAACGGGTGGATTGCCAAGATGGATTGGGAACATGACCAATCTCTCCTTCCTCAATCTCTCCAACAACGCGCTCGGCTCGTCTCTCCCCTCCGAGCTGAAGAACCTTTCCCTCCTCGCGGATCTTGACTTACATGGCAATCAGTTCACGGGCCGAATGCGGGCCATCTTCGAGAAGAGTGTCCGAGATCCGTTGGGACACTTCAACTCCATCGATCTCTCACACAATCTCTTCGCGGGCCCCATCGACACTGATATTGGAGTCCATACAGCAATGAGTACAATCGAACGGCTGGTATTGTCCCACAATCCATTGGGGGGACGGATTCCACGATCGATTGGGAATATGAGCAGGCTGCAGAAGGTGGAGATGGCCGGAAATGGGCTTTCCGGTACGATACCGCCGGAGTTGGGGAATGCGAAGGAATTGACGTCGATCATACTATCAAAGAACAATCTAATCGGGCCGATACCAAAAGGGGTTCTCAACTTGCCGTGGCTCGTTGAATTCAACGTCGCGGATAACCGATTGAGCGGCCGGATTCCGCCTCATAATGCCTCCATTCCGGCGGGTGAGTTTGGGGATAATCCTGGGCTGTGTGGAGCTCCACTTCCTCCTTGTAAGCATGGCTAG